One part of the Solea solea chromosome 1, fSolSol10.1, whole genome shotgun sequence genome encodes these proteins:
- the gjd4 gene encoding gap junction delta-4 protein — MAGTSASEIIFISVNHSITLMGKVWLIVMIFLRILMLLLAGYPIYQDEQERFVCNTIQPGCANVCYDLFSPISLFRFWLVQLTIMCLPYFIFVIYVVHKVSNSLTVESNASGYIKVTPLFKIQQEPFIETPINKMPPGAEQGWARCFTGAYILHLMFRTLLEAGFGAAHYYLFGFYIPRRFLCQHPPCTTQVDCYISRPTEKTVMLNFMLGAAALSLLLNVLDFICAIKRSVQLKSKKKMRTVKIYEEEQCFISGEGMDVNTSMAQQDLECEAGQNVGFRKRKGSGAGTLGLGQEPPGSNTNGNNGYSVSQEDAPERSGSEVALCPPEPMGTPRSIRVNKRNRLKPPPPPRRDLGLPSVVSAGPNGDVSTAATTCTRRMGQYTLVEVGSGTEPQNNDDGQEKKSEWV; from the exons ATGGCAGGAACGAGTGCTTCAGAGatcatcttcatctctgtgAATCATAGCATCACTTTGATGG GGAAGGTGTGGCTCATTGTCATGATCTTCCTCCGCATCCTTATGCTCCTCCTCGCTGGTTACCCCATTTACCAGGATGAGCAGGAGCGCTTTGTCTGCAACACCATTCAGCCTGGCTGTGCCAACGTGTGCTATGACCTCTTTTCTCCCATCTCTCTCTTCCGCTTCTGGCTGGTGCAGCTCACCATCATGTGTCTCCCCTACTTCATATTTGTCATCTATGTGGTCCACAAGGTGTCAAATAGCCTCACTGTGGAATCGAATGCCTCTGGTTACATCAAAGTCACGCCACTGTTCAAGATCCAACAGGAACCATTCATTGAGACACCCATAAACAAGATGCCTCCAGGAGCTGAGCAAGGTTGGGCCCGGTGCTTCACTGGAGCATACATCCTACATCTCATGTTTCGAACTCTGCTGGAGGCTGGGTTTGGAGCAGCTCACTACTATCTATTTGGCTTCTATATCCCCAGGCGGTTCCTGTGTCAGCATCCACCGTGCACAACACAGGTGGACTGCTACATCTCCAGGCCCACTGAGAAGACTGTGATGCTCAACTTCATGCTTGGTGCGGCCGCTCTGTCTTTGCTTCTAAATGTGTTGGATTTCATCTGTGCAATAAAGCGCTCAGTGCAGCTGAAGAGCAAGAAGAAAATGAGGACTGTGAAGATATATGAGGAAGAACAATGTTTCATTTCAGGTGAGGGAATGGATGTAAATACCTCCATGGCTCAGCAGGATTTAGAATGTGAAGCTGGTCAGAACGTGGGTTTCCGGAAAAGGAAAGGTAGTGGAGCTGGAACTCTTGGTTTAGGTCAGGAACCACCGGGTAGCAACACAAATGGGAACAACGGCTATTCTGTTTCCCAAGAGGATGCCCCAGAAAGGAGCGGGAGTGAGGTGGCTCTCTGCCCCCCAGAGCCAATGGGGACACCCAGATCCATACGTGTTAACAAACGCAATCGACTTaaaccaccacctccacccagGCGGGACCTTGGTTTGCCCTCAGTGGTGTCAGCAGGTCCAAACGGGgatgtttccacagcagcaacaacctGTACAAGAAGAATGGGGCAGTATACGTTAGTTGAGGTTGGCAGTGGCACAGAGCCACAGAATAACGATGATGGACAGGAGAAAAAATCAGAGTGGGTTTGA